One segment of Streptomyces sp. NBC_00576 DNA contains the following:
- a CDS encoding GntR family transcriptional regulator, producing MDSGSGGGSLSERAVSEIRQRVIHGDLAPGTSFSEADIAQRLQMSKAPVREALAVLRRLGWVEVIPRSGYRVPPVTLRGMQDLFELRLWLEPEAAALAARHGARRPEQVAALQEFCAREEAGGREDSAAWLTDHYRAHRRIAVLSGNAELERVLDDVLLKMERYHALDVIGPAAGSGGPESGHRHLVEAIAAGDSVAARDLATLHVREARDRAVAAVLDSEALRTVDLTSLGLPHGVPDADSRLRSA from the coding sequence ATGGACTCGGGTAGCGGCGGCGGATCGCTGAGCGAGCGGGCGGTCAGCGAGATCCGCCAGCGCGTCATCCACGGCGATCTGGCGCCCGGCACCTCCTTCTCCGAGGCGGACATCGCCCAGCGGCTCCAGATGAGCAAGGCACCTGTACGCGAGGCCTTGGCGGTGCTGCGGCGGCTGGGCTGGGTGGAGGTCATCCCGCGTTCGGGCTACCGGGTCCCACCGGTCACCCTGCGCGGGATGCAGGACCTGTTCGAGCTGCGCCTGTGGCTCGAACCGGAGGCAGCCGCCCTCGCCGCCCGGCACGGCGCACGCCGGCCCGAACAGGTCGCGGCGCTGCAGGAGTTCTGCGCCCGCGAGGAGGCCGGCGGCAGGGAGGACTCGGCCGCCTGGCTCACCGACCACTACCGGGCGCACCGCCGCATCGCGGTTCTCAGCGGGAACGCCGAGCTGGAGCGGGTACTCGACGACGTCCTGCTGAAGATGGAGCGCTACCACGCTCTCGACGTGATCGGTCCGGCGGCGGGATCCGGCGGACCGGAGTCGGGTCATCGGCACCTGGTGGAGGCCATCGCCGCCGGGGACTCCGTGGCGGCCAGAGATCTGGCCACCCTTCATGTCCGGGAAGCGCGCGACCGGGCGGTCGCCGCCGTCCTGGACAGCGAGGCGCTGCGCACCGTCGACCTGACCTCACTGGGCCTGCCGCACGGCGTGCCCGATGCGGATTCGCGGCTGCGCTCCGCATAG
- a CDS encoding thioredoxin domain-containing protein — translation MPNATAIPLIDESSLDDVMRTSEVPVLVYVWAEWCGPCQYLGPHLEQVAADLGDSLHVVKIDFDRSPQTQEKYGISGIPLLLLFTGGELVARLVGGRDADEMKTQLRPLLEVRSTGESAAVTPRDDDSPHHVPSDWTPRGPRVLTFPDGLPGQLAIFDGWIIDRGGSEVVPAQGTVEVAEDRVVWLLVQQPGNKENPDAPADPVDLGFLRRLPADGIDKLVVMAPAISAAGLADVAHLTGLTRLSVNAQALVGSTAEAAAALAGLTQLDEVHLTIPEADDAFVTQVAGLSQLKELWVTAAGVTDSGMVQLARARGLRSLMLNTPSVSDTGLAGLLKADLPELTTLMLGVPETTDEGLVHLAKLTSLKSLHITAPKATPAGLRRLAGLSGLTSLSFDDTPVDDEVVDALAALTELRSLGLVGEANVSETAYLRLRGALPSVKINGVWVAPSAVRHALNAD, via the coding sequence ATGCCGAACGCAACCGCCATCCCTCTGATCGACGAGAGCTCACTCGACGACGTCATGCGTACGTCCGAGGTTCCCGTCCTGGTGTACGTCTGGGCCGAGTGGTGCGGGCCATGCCAGTACCTCGGCCCGCACCTGGAGCAGGTCGCCGCCGACCTCGGCGACAGCCTGCACGTAGTAAAGATCGACTTCGACAGGTCTCCGCAGACGCAGGAGAAGTACGGCATCAGCGGCATCCCCCTCCTGCTCCTGTTCACGGGCGGCGAACTGGTGGCCAGGCTCGTCGGAGGCCGGGACGCCGACGAGATGAAGACGCAGCTCCGCCCGCTGCTCGAAGTGCGATCGACGGGAGAGAGTGCCGCGGTCACTCCCCGTGACGACGACTCCCCTCACCATGTCCCTTCCGACTGGACCCCGCGCGGTCCGCGCGTCCTGACCTTCCCCGACGGCCTGCCCGGCCAGCTCGCCATCTTCGACGGATGGATAATCGACCGCGGCGGGAGTGAGGTCGTCCCGGCCCAGGGCACGGTCGAGGTCGCCGAGGACCGGGTCGTGTGGCTCCTGGTCCAGCAGCCCGGCAACAAGGAGAACCCGGATGCCCCGGCCGACCCGGTCGACCTCGGCTTCCTGCGGCGGCTCCCGGCTGACGGTATCGACAAGCTGGTGGTCATGGCCCCGGCCATCAGCGCGGCCGGCCTGGCCGACGTCGCGCACCTGACCGGGCTGACCAGGCTCTCGGTGAACGCCCAGGCGCTGGTCGGTTCCACCGCCGAGGCAGCCGCCGCGCTGGCCGGTCTGACGCAGCTAGACGAGGTGCATCTGACCATTCCGGAGGCCGACGACGCGTTCGTCACGCAGGTGGCCGGCCTGTCGCAGCTCAAGGAGCTCTGGGTGACCGCCGCCGGGGTCACCGACTCCGGGATGGTGCAGCTGGCCCGTGCCCGCGGTCTGCGCAGCCTGATGCTCAACACGCCTTCGGTCTCCGATACGGGGCTGGCCGGGCTCCTCAAGGCCGATCTCCCGGAATTGACCACCCTGATGCTCGGTGTGCCGGAGACGACCGACGAAGGACTCGTTCACCTGGCGAAGCTGACGAGCCTCAAGAGCCTGCACATCACCGCGCCCAAGGCCACGCCCGCCGGACTTCGCCGACTGGCGGGGCTGTCGGGTCTGACCAGCCTCAGCTTCGACGACACCCCCGTCGACGACGAGGTGGTCGACGCCCTGGCGGCACTGACCGAACTGCGGTCACTGGGCCTTGTCGGCGAGGCGAACGTCAGCGAAACCGCGTATCTCCGCCTGCGCGGCGCGCTACCCTCCGTCAAGATCAACGGTGTCTGGGTCGCGCCGTCGGCGGTGCGGCACGCGCTGAACGCCGACTGA
- a CDS encoding branched-chain amino acid ABC transporter permease/ATP-binding protein: MTSRDTMAGLLRRLPARSRLPLGCGAVLALGLPFAHLLGYTTPPYVVILGAIIGIGYGLLGVCLVLVFRTSQVINFALPQIGIFAAASLTVFAQVAGLPYWVAFVLSAAVGFAASALVNLGVVRRLAKAPRGMVTAATIGAGVLLSEGAGQLLWFTHGAGGNLREPTLPSGLPQFNVGPLLVTQSYTGLLVIGPVLVAALTLFLTRSRYGVAIRAVACNPDAARMAGISEVRMSTLAWGIAGSIAAVTTIFTAAPSVNSNTTAPVLLLPALGAAVVGAMQNLSRAMVAGLFLGMVQQVVLWKDPSSHAAEAVVFVVLLVALTLQPRAGGRTEAKGSWVGVAAMPPLPPDLARLWPVRYGPKLLLLAVAGALIGFGLTSGAQAVNVTVILSGAMVATSAGILTSLAGELTLGQYAIAGIGGVASYYVVERTASFPLGLLAAALAAGACALVLGLPALRTRGLMVTVTTLGFAVLASDVILPHPWLLGDGVTPAQPIVAGHTLSAGEPYLWYAATVFSLVLLLAHNVWRGGFGRLLRAVRDNESAARTFTVHPTRVRIQAFVVAGLLAGLGGAVYAHFQLSLDAATFPPELSVGVALALIVGGLSSFSGALIGSVWVIGAPLLLPSSGLASTATTTGVLVVALCLPGGLVSLLHPVRDWTAGRIGRMYGIPLAAATHTHNHADQADDGRRTALSERPPASRPQPPVLRMPDVADRVPGQVLLRADGLVKSFGGVSAVRGVTLDVVEGETLGLIGPNGAGKTTTFEMLSGFVVPDGGTVRFAGSDVTGLAPEQRAGRGMIRSFQDSSLFPTMTVREVLALTLERQHRTPVTASVLGMDRTARRRQAVADELIDYFGLGDYRGKTIHELSTGTRRITELACMMSLRPRLLLLDEPSAGIAQRETEALGVMLRNLKRDFDFTLVVIEHDIPLVMALADRIAVMVDGQVMCCGTGPEIRADQRVADAYLGGSVTAIERSEHNVPTSFTTT, encoded by the coding sequence ATGACATCGCGGGACACCATGGCAGGGTTGCTGCGGCGCCTGCCCGCCCGGTCGCGGCTGCCTCTCGGCTGCGGCGCCGTCCTGGCACTGGGGCTGCCGTTCGCGCACCTACTCGGGTACACGACGCCCCCGTACGTGGTGATTCTGGGCGCGATCATCGGCATCGGCTACGGCCTGCTCGGCGTGTGCCTGGTCCTGGTGTTCCGCACCAGCCAGGTCATCAACTTCGCCCTGCCGCAGATAGGCATCTTCGCCGCGGCATCGTTGACGGTCTTCGCACAGGTGGCCGGGCTGCCGTACTGGGTGGCGTTCGTGTTGAGCGCCGCGGTCGGCTTCGCGGCGAGCGCCCTGGTGAACCTGGGTGTGGTGCGTCGGCTGGCGAAGGCTCCGCGCGGCATGGTGACCGCGGCCACCATAGGCGCCGGGGTGCTGCTGTCCGAAGGTGCGGGCCAGCTGCTGTGGTTCACCCACGGCGCCGGCGGCAACCTGCGAGAGCCGACGCTGCCGTCCGGCCTTCCCCAGTTCAACGTCGGCCCGCTGCTGGTCACCCAGAGCTACACCGGGCTGCTGGTCATCGGCCCGGTGCTGGTGGCGGCGCTCACTCTGTTCCTGACCCGCAGCCGGTACGGCGTGGCCATCCGCGCCGTCGCGTGCAATCCCGACGCTGCCCGCATGGCGGGGATATCCGAGGTCCGCATGTCCACCCTGGCCTGGGGGATCGCCGGATCGATCGCGGCCGTCACCACGATCTTCACCGCGGCCCCTTCGGTCAACAGCAACACGACAGCCCCGGTCCTGCTGCTTCCCGCACTGGGCGCCGCGGTGGTCGGCGCCATGCAGAACCTGTCGCGCGCGATGGTCGCCGGGCTCTTCCTCGGCATGGTCCAACAGGTCGTGCTGTGGAAGGACCCGAGCTCGCACGCGGCCGAGGCCGTCGTCTTCGTCGTCCTGCTCGTCGCCCTGACGCTGCAGCCGCGCGCCGGGGGACGTACGGAGGCCAAGGGCAGCTGGGTCGGCGTCGCGGCGATGCCGCCGCTGCCGCCCGACCTCGCCCGGCTGTGGCCCGTCCGCTACGGCCCGAAGCTTCTCCTGCTCGCCGTCGCCGGTGCCCTGATCGGCTTCGGACTGACCTCCGGGGCGCAGGCGGTGAACGTGACCGTGATCCTGTCCGGAGCCATGGTCGCGACCTCCGCCGGCATCCTGACCAGCCTGGCCGGCGAACTGACCCTCGGGCAGTACGCCATCGCGGGCATCGGGGGTGTGGCGTCCTACTACGTCGTCGAGCGCACCGCCAGCTTCCCGCTCGGTCTGCTGGCCGCGGCCCTGGCGGCAGGCGCCTGCGCGCTGGTGCTGGGCCTGCCCGCGTTGCGCACTCGGGGCCTGATGGTCACGGTCACCACGCTCGGCTTCGCTGTGCTGGCCTCGGATGTGATCCTGCCGCACCCGTGGCTGCTCGGCGACGGAGTCACCCCGGCTCAGCCGATCGTCGCCGGTCACACACTCTCCGCCGGGGAACCGTACCTGTGGTACGCGGCGACCGTGTTCTCCCTCGTGCTGCTGCTTGCCCACAACGTGTGGCGGGGCGGCTTCGGACGGCTCCTGCGCGCCGTGCGCGACAACGAGTCGGCGGCGCGGACGTTCACGGTGCATCCGACCCGCGTCCGGATCCAGGCGTTCGTCGTCGCCGGTCTGCTGGCCGGACTCGGCGGCGCTGTCTACGCGCACTTCCAGCTCAGCCTCGACGCGGCCACCTTCCCGCCCGAGCTGTCCGTCGGTGTCGCCCTCGCGCTGATCGTGGGCGGGCTCTCGTCCTTCAGCGGGGCGCTCATCGGCAGCGTCTGGGTGATCGGCGCCCCCCTGCTCCTGCCGTCCTCCGGCCTGGCGAGCACCGCCACCACGACCGGCGTCCTCGTCGTGGCACTGTGCCTGCCGGGAGGTCTGGTGTCGCTGCTGCACCCGGTCCGCGACTGGACGGCCGGCCGGATCGGGCGCATGTACGGCATCCCGCTCGCCGCCGCCACCCATACCCACAACCACGCCGACCAGGCCGATGACGGCCGGCGGACCGCCCTGTCCGAACGCCCGCCGGCATCGCGTCCTCAACCGCCCGTACTGAGGATGCCCGACGTGGCGGACCGCGTGCCGGGGCAAGTGCTGCTCAGGGCGGACGGTCTGGTCAAGAGCTTCGGCGGAGTCAGCGCCGTACGGGGCGTAACCCTGGACGTCGTCGAAGGCGAGACCCTGGGCCTGATCGGGCCGAACGGAGCGGGCAAGACCACCACTTTCGAGATGCTCAGCGGCTTTGTCGTGCCGGACGGCGGCACCGTGCGCTTCGCCGGCTCCGATGTCACCGGGCTGGCCCCCGAGCAACGCGCCGGACGCGGAATGATCCGCTCGTTCCAGGACTCGTCGCTCTTCCCGACCATGACCGTGCGGGAGGTCCTCGCGCTCACCCTCGAGCGGCAGCACCGGACCCCCGTGACCGCCTCGGTGCTGGGCATGGACCGTACGGCCCGCAGGCGCCAGGCCGTCGCCGACGAACTGATCGACTACTTCGGCCTTGGCGACTACCGGGGCAAGACCATCCACGAGCTGTCCACGGGAACCCGTCGGATCACCGAGCTGGCCTGCATGATGTCGCTCCGCCCTCGTCTGCTGCTGCTCGACGAGCCGTCAGCCGGCATCGCACAGCGCGAGACGGAGGCCCTCGGCGTCATGTTGCGGAACCTCAAGCGGGACTTCGACTTCACGCTCGTGGTCATCGAACACGACATCCCGCTGGTCATGGCTCTCGCCGATCGCATCGCGGTGATGGTCGACGGACAGGTCATGTGCTGCGGCACCGGACCGGAGATCCGCGCCGACCAGCGGGTCGCGGACGCCTACCTCGGCGGCAGCGTGACCGCCATCGAGCGCAGTGAGCACAACGTCCCGACCTCCTTCACGACCACCTGA